In one Pempheris klunzingeri isolate RE-2024b chromosome 8, fPemKlu1.hap1, whole genome shotgun sequence genomic region, the following are encoded:
- the LOC139205749 gene encoding tripartite motif-containing protein 16-like has protein sequence MAQKGVQLDRETFSCSICQDVLKNPVTTSCDHNYCMSCIRAHWNKEEDEKRMYSCPQCRQTFTPRPVLLKNTMLAALVEELKKTGLQAAPADHCYAGAEDVACDFCTGRKLKALKSCLVCLVSYCEQHLQPHYEVAAFKKHKLVEPSRKLQENICSRHDEVMKIFCRTDQQSICYLCSLDQHKGHDTVSAAAERTERQTELERSRLNIQQRIQDREKDLKELQQEVEDICSSADEAVEHGEETFTELIRLMERRSSELKRQVRSQQEAEVSRVKELQEELEQEIRELKRRDAELEELSHTEDHSQFVHSYRSLPALREDTHSSSINIRPLRHFEDVTAAVSELREKLQDALRDHWTNISLTVTQVDVSLPQPEPTTRAGFLRYARQITLDPNTAFRLLLLSEENRKVTFVEEEQSYSDHPDRFTYRPQVLSRESLTGRCYWEVEIRGRWFDVAVTYKSIRRDGRSNDSRLGFNDKSWMLYCDTNSYQFYHNSVYTPVSGPWSSRVGVYLDHRAGVLSFYSVSETMTLLHRVQTSFTQPLHAGVWIYCSPGSCAEFMNLRQSEVVSGTLG, from the coding sequence ATGGCGCAGAAAGGAGTCCAGCTGGACCGTGAAACCTTCTCCTGTTCGATCTGTCAGGACGTCCTGAAGAATCCGGTGACGACTTCCTGCGATCACAACTACTGCATGAGCTGTATTAGAGCCCACTGGaataaagaggaggatgagaagaggatgtacagctgccctcagtgcaggcagacgttcacaccgaggcctgtcctgctgaaaaacaccatgttagcagctttagtggaggagctgaagaagacgggactccaggctgctcctgctgatcactgctacgctggagctgaagatgtggcctgtgatttctgcactgggaggaaactgaaagccctcaagtcctgtctggtctgtctggtgtcttactgtgagcaacacctgcagcctcactatgAAGTGGCTGCATttaagaaacacaagctggtggagccgtccaggaagctccaggagaacatctgctctcgtcacgatgaggtgatgaagataTTCTGCCGCACCGATCAGCAGagtatctgttatctctgctctttggaccaacataaaggccacgacacagtgtcagctgcagcagagaggactgagaggcagacagagctggagaggagtcgcctgaacatccagcagaggatccaggacagagagaaagacctgaaggagctccagcaggaggtggaggacatctgcagctctgccgatgaagcagtggagcacGGCGAGGAGACGTTCACCGAGCTGATccgtctgatggagagaaggagctctgagctgaagcggcaggtcagatcccagcaggaagccgaagtgagtcgagtcaaagagcttcaggaggagctggagcaggagatcagggagctgaagaggagggacgctgagctggaggagctctcacacacagaggatcacagccagtttgtccacagctacagatcactgccagctctcagagaggacacacactcatccagcatcaacatccgtcctctgagacactttgaggacgtgacggctgctgtgtcagagctcagagagaaactacaggacgctctgagggaccactggacaaacatctcactgactgtgactcaggTGGACGTTTCACTGCCTCAACCAGAGCCCACGACCAGAGCTGGATTCTTAAGATATGCTCGACAGATCacactggatccaaacacagcttTTAGACTTCTGTTATTGtctgaggagaacagaaaagtaacaTTTGTGGAAGAAGAACAGTCTTATTCTGATCATCCAGACAGATTCACTTACAGGCCTcaggtcctgagcagagagagtctgactggacgttgttactgggaggtggagatcAGAGGGAGGTGGTTTGATGTAGCCGTCACATACAAGAGCATCAGGAGAGACGGGAGATCAAATGACTCTAGACTTGGATTCAATGACAAATCTTGGATGCTGTATTGTGACACAAACAGTTATCAGTTTTATCACAACAGTGTCTACACTCCCGTCTCAGGTCCTTGGTCCTCCAGAGTGGGGGtgtacctggaccacagagcaggtgttctgtccttctacagcgtctctgagaccatgactctcctccacagagtccagacctccTTCACTCAGCCGCTACACGCTGGAGTCTGGATTTACTGTAGTCCTGGATCCTGTGCTGAGTTCATGAACCTCAGACAGTCAGAGGTGGTTTCAGGGACGCTGGGTTAG
- the LOC139205753 gene encoding histidine N-acetyltransferase-like gives MSAAREACDVAYSLAEEQDFQQVLNICGSDAFDGLDYMAATFHRWLQEPGRLVFVARMTNRVVALESALLVDGGQTVVFQGLRVAPDLRGRGIAGALQRHVTDYVRRHYPQVSAVRLSRGDRPSPQTLAKYRVIAKEAILCLCCEAADLGLFVAELSSRLPGRADPSPPAPVTLSQQQAETLLLSEHVVSNLLPGKTIINDWEPLRPVEANMEVLRRRGLTWIADREFEPAAISLCTTPYAVPYRHDALHFNINVFGRSLASVCAVFLAQLEALLQSLRGYLIFYTYVDPTVWPGLRQTCQNNSNVSLFKDYCQELVLETDL, from the exons ATGTCTGCAGCGAGGGAAGCTTGTGATGTGGCGTACAGCTTGGCGGAGGAGCAGGACTTCCAGCAG GTCCTGAACATCTGCGGTAGCGATGCCTTCGACGGACTGGACTACATGGCTGCCACCTTCCACCGCTGGCTGCAGGAGCCTGGACGTCTCGTCTTCGTCGCCAGGATGACCAACAGAGtg GTGGCGCTGGAGTCTGCGCTGCTGGTCGACGGTGGTCAGACGGTCGTGTTTCAGGGTCTCAGGGTGGCGCCTGATTTGAGAGGCCGCGGCATCGCTGGCGCCCTCCAGAGGCACGTGACCGACTACGTCCGCCGCCACTACCCACAAGTCTCTGCTGTCAGGCTGAGCCGAGGAGACCGGCCTTCACCGCAAACGCTGGCCAAGTACCGAGTCATCGCCAAAGAG GCCATCTTGTGTCTGTGCTGCGAGGCGGCTGACCTCGGCCTCTTTGTGGCCGAGCTGAGCTCCAGACTCCCCGGCCGGGCGGACCCGTCCCCCCCCGCCCCGGTGACCCTGAGCCAGCAGCAGGCGGAGACTCTGCTCCTGAGCGAGCACGTGGTTTCCAACCTGCTGCCCGGGAAAACCATCATCAACGACTGGGAGCCTCTGCGGCCCGTGGAGGCCAACATGGAGGTGCTGCGCCGCAGGGGACTGACGTGGATCGCGGACCGTGAGTTTGAGCCCGCCGCCATCAGCCTGTGCACCACGCCGTACGCTGTCCCCTACCGCCACGACGCCCTGCACTTCAACATCAACGTCTTCGGCCGCAGTCTGGCTTCGGTGTGCGCCGTGTTTCTGGCTCAGCTGGAAGCTTTGCTGCAGAGTCTCCGAGGTTACCTGATCTTCTACACCTACGTGGACCCTACGGTTTGGCCGGGGCTTCGCCAGACCTGCCAGAACAACAGCAACGTGTCGCTCTTCAAGGATTACTGCCAGGAGCTCGTGTTGGAGACGGACCTCTGA